One Coffea eugenioides isolate CCC68of chromosome 2, Ceug_1.0, whole genome shotgun sequence genomic window, CATCAGCAATTGAACAACCCACCCAGGTAAGCAAAAGGCACAAGAGTCAAGAAAATGGCGCGTGATCACGACCTCCTCCGTCCGCCGGAATATTGGGAAAGTGGGACCACCTCCGACAACGGCGTAGAGAGGGGCGTCGGGAGCGGGGAGTTCCGGCAAACGGGGCACGAGGCGTTGAGCTTAAGCCACGCGTCAATACAAGTGACGTGAAAATAATGCTTACAGTCGGGTAACAACCTTAACATCTCCGATTCCTTATAATCACACAAGCATATCGAGCACACCGGATCATTCCCCGCACAAAAACTCGCgtttattttggaaaaatggaaTTTCGGGTAGGAATTAATAACGGCCTGGTCCAGTCCAACGACGGCGTTTTCGGAGGAGGAAACTTCGTCGTCGTTTTCATCCTCGGTTACGAAGATTATACGGGGGAGGTAGATGCTGGTCTCGTTGGGGTTATTACTGGGATTATGGCGGCCGGACTGGGAGTCAAAACGACGGCGACGGCGAGCGGCGGCGGAGCGACAGCAGATGTAAGAGGCGAGGAGGACGGTGGAGAGGAGGACCAGGAAGCCGAAAGCGATGGCGATGGCGTAGCCGAGGCCGACGCCGCCGAGTTTCTCGGCGAGAGAGGTCTTGGTGGTAGGGGCTAGAGGTGGTGAAAGCGACAGTGGTAATGGCCGtaggggtggtggtggtggggtGGACATTGGGAGAAGAGGGGTTGAAGGGTGGGGGAATGGTCCATTTGaattgaaagaaagaaagagaaaggggAAAATTGGGGGATTGGGTTAAGTGAGAGGGGAGTGAGGGGGATGGGGTGGGTGCTGCATTTAATACTTGGGGTGTTTGAGGGGGCTCTGCTCTGCTGGGGCGAGAATGGAAGTTCGGAAAACGGAGGAGGTCATTTAATGGCCAACATGGTGGGGATGATGGCGATCACTTTCCTGCCTTTTTTTGGCTACTGCTTCTTTTTGGAATTTTCGGAATTTGAGCCAAAACCCTCAAAGTCTCCGCTCCACTCcactcttcttctttctctttggttggagtccaaaaaAACTCACATAATTTCTCGAGTCCTTTCTTTCAAattgactctctctctctctttttttttgggtcgtTTCAATTTTCTCATACAGTGCAGTAGTATTACTGATTAGAGGGCCATTTAAATTGAGCCTACAATTATTTATACAGCACAAATAGACGGTAAGAGAGAAGGTCAAAACATAAATAAATTTGGATAGCAAGTAGCAAGTAGGAGTAGGACAGCTTGCTTGAAAATGGATAGTGATTTAACATACGAAATATGTAAGATCACGAgattaaatgtattttgataaGATAAGAAAGTAGGACAAGTAGTCATATATTTTTATCTGCTGTTTTTTTCTCCCTCCCCTTTATCTCATAAATTTCATGAGCATTACTAGTTGAAAAATGTATAAGGATAATTTGAATAGCAAGTAGGGGTATTCAAGATGCACCAAAATTGTTTTTACCAAAATTTGCGAGCATATTGGAGAACATAGTGCCACGTCTGTTTTtggtacacaaaaaaaaaatgaaagaggaTTAATACTTCCGTGAGCAACCGTTAATATATATTTCAGATGTATTAGATTTTTGGAAAGATAAGATTAATTGAGAAAGTGTATAAATGTAAGTAGACCCGTCGATCGGGCCATTTGAGCTGGATTTTAATTTGTTCAGTCTCGGCTCATACAGTTAGTACCACTTTCGAATTTCGTGTTGATAAATGTGAAACTCATATTTCACTCACAAAATATTCGGATTGTGAGCCCAATTTGGATTTAGTCCAAACTCATTTATTGATAACATCCATATGATCACAACATTATAACTATACACGAACTAATAaaagtttattaaaaaaatataaaaatcaataatttttcaacaataatatATCCAATATAGTTCAAGGTATATGTAATAAAACATGATCAACCCAAAATGaatggaggagcattcaatactatgatttttttttctcttttggtatATTCTTCTCTTGAAATTGATCGAGGATTGTTTGCTTGTAAGTCCTAACCATATGAAATTGTATAGCCTTCTAAAAGACTCTTGATTTTACACAATTTCCCCTTGTGATCCGCTAAAAGaattataaaaagaaaaaagtgcagGCGCTTAGTTCTGCCCTAATTGATCTTCCATGCAATCTTGGGCGTGAAAAGTTTTATAACTGTGACTGGCAAAGCTGAACGACTATTTCAAGTCTTTGAGTGACACATATTAAAAAGAGTTTTCTAACGAGTGCCTAATTGgatatttattaatatatttaaatCATATCTAATTTATAATATAGATGCCCGCTAATCATTATTATCTTTCATTACATTTTAACACGTTTtctaattataattattattttccttACATTTATACACCTTttctaaatatttatatatggtGGCATACGTATGAGTACTTGAGTGGTACTGGTATTGCTAGTTAGCCAACAGTTTGGCATTGTATTTAtaccccccccccctcccccaaaaACACCtcccataaaaaaaaaaaaaaaaaaaaaaaaaaaaaaaaaaaggcagttGTGTCACAGTTGTTTAGCTTCCTTTAAGTTTCGTCCTTTTCAAACAAATATGTTAGGCATTCACTGCCAGATGCAAACTCGCTTTAAAACTAAACCGACCATTTTGGTGTTAATTTACACAAGTTGGATGCTAGAGACATCTTGGCTCCTCTGCCAACATAAAATAGATGCATTCCCTCCTCCCATGATCCAAATGTATTAGTGTTTCAATAggaaattatttaaaataataattatattaattttttataatataatatatatatgatataaaaataattaaaaatacttttataatacaaataaaataatttgtttatcttttttttttttcagaaacgATAACAATTGTATAACCTATCTTATCCTAGACTATAAGGGAGGGAGAGCATAAAGAGCCTTGTGTCAGGGACTAGCAGATATACAGATCTTATTAGATTAAAGAGGTGTTTTTTAGCTGTAAGTGAGATTTGAACTCCCTCCATCTACAGCCCAAGAAGGGACTGAGCCAAGCTCGGTGGTTAAATAATTTGTGCATCCAAACGCACGTTTCATTTCATGAATAAAACTCTGGTCAAGCTGTCAATTTGTAGCTCTTTTATCTTTTACCTGCTACCATGTTTAATGTTCCCCAAAAGTTCTTCATACAGTCATTTCCAGTCAAATTTCCAAGATTGATGTGCAATAATGACAAAAGTAAAATTTCTTTGACCAAGGGCTGGCTTACAACCACGGTGCCAAGTTCTTCTTCTATCGTTTGGAGCAGTCAAGCCTTTAACACAAACAGTTTCGTTTAACACGACTAAGCACCAGCCTTCCTTTCTTCACAAATCATAATCAGACTACTTTCTTCGAGCTTGTAATTCACTCCACGATTGATCCTTCTCAATAGCTGCAGGGAACACTCATGTCATGAAGACGTATTTTAACTTTCAAGACAGATTCAAGCTTACTGCTATAGAACAACCCACCCaccgccaccaccaccaccaccacatCCTGAGTTGGAGACACAAaccatatataaatatataaatatatatatataataagcTAAAAAAAAGACTATTGAGGTGGGAACAAATTAATTACGAGAGTACATTGCTAAACAAGACAAAAGAAGTGAGCTAAATTTCATCTTTGTTTGCGCTTTGATTGGTCAAAAAACACAGTTTAAACAGCCGATCTTCCCAATCTGGAAGCTAGTTTTCGATTTAATGTCTACGTCTAACGAAAGAGGACAACCGCATTCCATGCAAGAGCATCTGATTACTGATGCATGATGATTCAAAATAACTTTTATTTAAGTCTCCAGTTTCAATATTCAATTGCTTCGTTCAACGTGCATGGACAGACAGTTGACTGCATTTTGCATTAGCAACGCCTccggaaaacaagaaaactagtTTAATTATTCAAGTTGACCAATTACgcaggaatatatatatatatatatttatttatgcATTTTATATAGGAGGATGCAATTTATTACGGGAAGAGTGCTTAATTTATCATCTTTTTTTTGGCGGAAATAAAAAGTTTATGCTAGCTAGCTACTTAAATTATTTTGATAAACTATCATAAATTTTTAGCAGAATTTACGTCCAAACATATACAGATacaataaatttgaaaaatagatACTTCAAATCTATCAagtgaataaaaaaaaattacactgacTGAAGAGcttcaaaaaaggaaaaaactcaaaagtcaaataaaacACTTGCACCCCCAAGTGACATATTTTCATATTTCTGACTGCTAGATGTGCTAATTAACTGTTTCAAACTCAATATATTATCAAATGCTAAAGAAAACCCGCATTAGGAATCCCTAATagagaaaactctcactagaTAAGATAACTATAGGAGAGGAGCAAACTCCCACTAAATcgtaggagagaaaaaaaaataataataaaggagGAAGAGTAGAATTTAGGATAAGAAAGTTATGCTGCTGCTTTAATTGCATTATTGTTCTCTAACACAAAAGGAAATATTCTTTTTAGTAATGAAGAATCTAAATAAATAAAGGTTTGACTAATCTTGTTGATGTTTTGATTCTCAAAGGTAAAGCACATAAATTagccaaaaaaattgaaaaaatcacACGAGAAAACTTTAGTCCCTTGGAGACGGAGGACAAATGGACTTGTCTCTTGGGCCTTTTTGTTAGGATATTCTAATACGGGTTTAGCTTTGGATCCCCATTGATACAAGACACTGGCTCTAAGATGGCCCAATTGGTCACATTTCAATATTCAACTCAACTGAAGTTAAAAGTTATTCGTTGAATGATGAACTCAACCAAGTACTATCAAATTGAAGAGCGACTGTATAGAAATAGAGAATTTCATTCTGCTCCAATTGTTCAAACTTCAAACTCGATCGGCGCACCAAGTATAACGGCAAGAGCCCTCAAGGTGATCAAGTATTGTAATTACTTCCACAGTTCAGGGAGTAAAATGTCATTGACCCCTTTGTCattgaagaaggaaaaaagcCATCGACCCCGTCGAAAGTATTCTTGTTGACCATGAAGAGTTTGTGTAGGATTACACCGTGAAGGGCTCTTCTTCTTGATCAAGTAGGGTATACAccggagggagggagggagggagtgGATGGTTCGGGGATGCTCCGGGAAAGGGAATGTTGATGAGAATTCAAGATGCATAATCAAGTTGGACAAATCATAGAGCGGGCGGAACATATCAGAtgaattaaaaaaggaaaaaaaaaatgaagacgTAATTGTAAAGAAACTAGGCCTGATTCTGATCATACTGCACAACTCAAATTACAAAATGCAAATTACTGATCCCTAAATTGAACCGGTCACGACAGGGACACTTTATAATTAATTAGTAAAACTACACTCGATCGTTTGAGCAACCCTTTTTGAAGTCAGTTGCAGTTCCATTTTCAACTCTCGCATCAGGCCAATAGACCCTTTGGATTTGATAGCACACACTCACcaacaaaaacaaataaatatatgGTAGGGATGTATTATCAAAAGACAGTAATAATAACTGCTGGAATACtactattttattttgttcaaaACTTCATAATTCACATGATTACCGAGAATACGACTCCAAAGTCATATTATTTGGTCACTATCAAGGCTTTGCTTGAATAgcaattttttaaagaaaaattattacgtCTTTCGTGAATATATTTTCTAATCACTTTTttactttatatatatcaaatcgttacagtattttttctacaaaaaatccagaaaaatgtAATCCAAACAGAGCAAAGTGTGGTGCTATTGTTATACTCCATATTTCACATGATATATATAGTTGCTGGTCACAATAAATGACATAAAATTGCGGCAGAAAAAGCAAGCTAGCCACGATTGGATTACCATTTGGTCTGTTGGAGGATTAGCAAGTCACAATAAAAATGTCTTTGATGAAGAAGAAGTTTCAGTTGAAGAGTTCATCGCATTTACCTAGCTcgaagaaacaaattaaaataGGTAATGATGAAACCCCTCCAAAGTCCAAAATCTAACCCCACAAAAATAGGGCAGATGCCAAAGGTCTCATATATATGCTGCCGTCATGTCCATTTTCTGCATTTCGTTCTCAAATTCCCATCAACATGAGCATGGTTCACACTGGTTGGTTTGTGGTTCATCAAGATTGTTTTTGGTCATTGATCAGTGATATGTAGGTACAATCAGATTCAGGTAGGCTCCGACCAATTCATGATTCATCAGGTGAAAAGCTAGCCCAATATTCTCCAGTGACGGTGGACTGTTGAAATTTAACGTTGCGAATGGCTCCATGCAACTGATTATATTATGTTTCTATATTTCGGGGAAAGAGAGACAAAGaatgaaggagaagaagaaagagctAATGCGAATGTTCAGTGCAGTTGCAATGGTGATTTTACCGCTACTTTTTAAGAAACAATTTATAATAATGCTTTCCAGTGTTAGAATATATATCATGT contains:
- the LOC113762319 gene encoding RING-H2 finger protein ATL67, which gives rise to MSTPPPPPLRPLPLSLSPPLAPTTKTSLAEKLGGVGLGYAIAIAFGFLVLLSTVLLASYICCRSAAARRRRRFDSQSGRHNPSNNPNETSIYLPRIIFVTEDENDDEVSSSENAVVGLDQAVINSYPKFHFSKINASFCAGNDPVCSICLCDYKESEMLRLLPDCKHYFHVTCIDAWLKLNASCPVCRNSPLPTPLSTPLSEVVPLSQYSGGRRRS